The genome window tttaAAAGCCTTAACAAAGCATATAAACACTGTTGCCTTCTAAATGTGTAAAATAAGAACGTTTGAATTACACTTGCAGAATGTGTGTTGAACTAAATTGTATGTGGATGTAAGGTGGAATTATAAAATATCTGTGAAACTTTCCTTAACTTTAAAAAGACCCTGTTCAGTAACATTTCATTAATTTAATGATGTTAGAGTCGGGAGCTTTTATGGGGACATTCTGACTGAACTAAACTCATTCTAAAAATATGAGCAGATTTAAAGGTTGCCTTCCAACATGATTAATTTTCCTAATAGGATTCAGACTCCAACCAAGAAGCAAATTGCCTTTGTCTATTGTGCTCTCTTCATTAAATGTGTTTCTGGTCTGTCATTATTTTGCGGAAGGGGAAATGAGAGAATCTTTTGAAGTGAAGCTTTTGGTTACTGGCGAATTAATCTACCATCCAGGTAACAATTCCAGTGAGTGTTCTATCCTcatgaaattaaattaattgcagaAAGAAAGTAgtaaaggaaagaagaggaggcaAAGAAAGCATGACTAAAGAAAgtcaacaaaaataaaatgaattccAAAGTATTCTGTTGGCATGTGAACAGCAAAGAAGATTGGAAGAAGAAAATGGGACTTAGAGACCAAAAAAGAAATGTACTCCAACACCAGGAATGTATCAGGTGCTAATATGAGTACTTTGTAATAGTCCAGAGGAAATGGCTGTGTTGAAGTCTCTGTAAAGGAAGGTGTCATGAAGAATCTGGATGGGGAAAAGTAGATGGACAATGCTAAAAAGGTTATCTGCACCGAGACGTGGTACATCGCCTAGTCCAGGCGGGTATCTTCCcaggttaggcacaaaatgctggagtaactcagcgggccaggcagcatctctggagagaaggaatgggtgacgtttcgggtcgagacccttcttcagactgatgtgtaactcagcgggtcaggcagcatctctggagagaaggaatgggtgatgtttcggggtcgagaaccttcttcagactgatatcaggcgagagggaggtacatagataaggaagtgtaaggtgtgaaaacaggacaaagaggatggagatcaaggaacatgtagaatagatcattgttagttgggagaaggtaacaacaaagcaaacagagatataaTGTAGTCGGAGAagtgggaaggatggagagagagagagggagagggaaagcaagggttacttggaaaagtcaatgttcataccgctggggtgtgagctgcccaagcgaaatattcctccaatttgtgctgggcctcactctgacaatggaggaggcccaggacagaaaggtcagtgtgggaatgggagggggagttaaaagtgTCGAGCAACCGAGTTTACTTCCCAGGTTTTATACTTGCCATCATGGTCTCGACAACAATAGATTTGAAAAATTGAAAATGAGACTTGTAGTGAAAGCATGTTTCaaactggagggaatggatgtccCCATTTCCTATTGGGACCATACCCaatgtgtattaatgatttggacctgGGTGTATGGAGCACAGTTTCCAAATTTGATCATGACTCAAAGATTGAACTGTGATGAAGATGATAAAATACTTCAAGGAGATATAGACTATCAGGTAACTGTGCATTTGTGCAAAATGTTTGTGACTGTGGTAGACTGTGCAACTTTCCATCATTCTAGGTTTGGTTAGAACTCCAAACAATTGTTGCACTATGCACTATGACCCAAAACATATAAGAAAACTTATTTTGTTCTTCCTATTGTTTTACAGAATGTGGTTTAAGAGAAAAGGCCAGCATTCCAgggctgtggatagaattgatagAAAAATATGTTTAGCAAATATTGTGTTCTATGCATTTAACCTGtttaaagcaacaaaaaaaacacgaTCAAATTCACTCTTCCAAATCGGGCTGTGTCTCGGTGTAGGGTCGAGTTGTGAGGGGTGGGAGATGGGTTTCAGAGCAgcgtggagggaggggattgCATGCACCTTTGTTCCCGTGTTCTGCCAACTGTACTGATTAGTGGCACCAATCTGCTGGGTGAGCCAAGCCGACCTGACACTGTTCGGCTTCCCCGAGTCTTGCTGTTGGAGAACACAGGTGTGGAAGTCAATCCCTCTACGTCCCACTCCACAAGGTGCTGTCCATTGAGCCCTGCCGGGAACTGTGATTGTGGGATCAGACCCAGGGTCTTGTGCCTCCCGTGTGTAAGTCTACCTCGTCTGCTAGCCCAGGAGCAAGAGGGCAACCAGGTATCTGAGCAAGTATCAGTAGATTCGGGTGGTGATGATTTTCATTAAATTGCACGGTTGAATATTCCGATTTGTTGCTCTCTTGAAGAATTGGAATCTTGTTGAAGTGTTCTGATTGTTGCTCCTTTCCGTTTACAGATTGTCTTGTTACTGAACTTGTCAGGTTTCTCTTTCTTGCCCTCTGCAGTCAGCCCCGTGCTTGGCCAAACGCCGGTGCTTGCTGTAACGTCGGCAGCTTCCCCCGGGCTGCAGCTCAGCGTTGGCCAAAAGGCCCCCGTTCAGAAGCCGTCTCCGGTGCCTCCCAATCCCCTGACGAGCACCCTGTCAAAGGGGGAGCTAACTACGGAGAGCATCCTGTCGGCACTCAGCAAGACCCAGGGCCCTTCTGCTCCAGCACTGCAAGGTAAAGCTGAAGACGGACCGAAGGGACCCTGATCCTACCTCTGCTTGCAgctggttagtttagtttcgctCAGAGacgcggcgcggaaacaggcactttgggcccaccgaccagcgatccccacacgcctaACACTACCCCACTCACACTaaggacaggtatgtaggttaattggctgggtaaatgtaaaaattgtccctagtgggtgtaggatagtgttaatgtgcggggatcactgggcggcacggacttggagggccgaaaaggcctgtttccggctgtatatatatgatatgatatgatatgataggacagttgtacatttacaccaggccaattaacacacaaacctgtacatctttggagtgtgggaggaaaccgagcatctcggacaaaacccacgcaggtcacggggagaacgtacacagtctttacagacggcacccctagtcaggattgaatccgggtctctggcgctgtgaggcagcagctcagcatctcaggagagaaggaatgggtgacgtatcgggtcgagacccttcttcagactgatgagtctcGACCTAAAACTGATGAGAccgatgaaaggtctcgacccgaaacgtcacccattccttctctcccaagatgctgcctgacccgctgatttactccagcattttgtgtctaccttcaattttaaccagcatctgtagtcttttTCCTacactgtccaatccatgtacctatctaattgtttcttaaacattgctatagtccctgcctcaactgtctcctcCTCAGGTTctgatgaaatctttcccccttcaccttaaactgacATCCGCTGGCCATACTTGTAGCGGCGtatagctgcgccactgttcatATTTCATACATGCCGCTACAAGTATGACCAGCGGACGGACGTTTAAgatgaatggggaaagatttcatcAGAACCTGAGGAGGAGACAGTTGAGCAACTAtagcgacgtttaagaaacaattagacaggtacatggattggacagtgtaggaaaaaaactacagatgctggttaaaattgaagatagacacaaaatgctggagtaactcagcgggtcaggtagcatcttgggagagaaggaacgggtgacgtttcgggtcgagacccttcatcggtctcatcagttttaggtcgagactcattagtctgaagaaggatctcgacccgatacgtcacccattccttctctccacagatgctgcctgacccgctgagttactccagcactctgtgaaacgtcacctatccatgttctccacagatgctgcctgacccgctgagttactccagcattttgtgtctaccatggattggacaggtttagaggaaaagGGGCTAAATAGTAGCAcaatctccctcctccccctctttccatGCTCGGTgctcctgacaataaactaaattaaactagattcTGGTTATTCGTAGATTGCAGAGAGGAATTTATAATGCAGCTTATTCTCTGTAAAccgttcctctctcctcccttgtTTTGTTACCCAGAGTGCAAACTGGTCAACCAAAAAATCTGACATTTTGTTTTCTCTCATTAGGTCTCTCATCGCTACTTCAGAGTGTGACAGGGAATACTTCTGTCCCATCCAGCAGTGCAAATCAAAGCATTTCTACCCCCACAGCGGCAAACGTCACCAGTCCATTGGACAAAAACGCTCCCGTTAATTCCAGCGCCCAGCCTACGATTCAAGGGCTTATTGGTTGCTCTCCCAATTCACCCGCCTCTGAAGTTTCCTCTGCCTCCTCAGTGAACTCTGCCCCGGTAAACCATAGTCCTGCTGTGCCCAACACGAGCTTGAAGCCGCCGGCCAGCGCTAACGTACACGAAGGTTCCCTTCGCAACGCCACCGCGTCTTCGTCAAGAGGAAGCTCGGCCAGAGAGAAGGCATCCGCAGAGGCAGTGGCGGCAGAAACCAAAGTGCGGCCACCCTCGCCGTCGAGTCTGGAGTTGAAAATCCACAACTTTCTGAAGGTCAATCCGGGCTTTAAGGCCTTGGATCTGAATATCCCCCTCCTGAGCAATTTGGGCTCGAGTGACTCCAAGAGTCTCTTGCAGCCTTCCGAGGGGACTCGCAATCCCAGCAGTTCCATTCTGGACAACCAGGACGGAACGCCGGTCAGAGACGAGCGCGGTGGCACTCCAACCCAGGATGAGATCATGGACAAGCCAGCATCAACAGGCACTATTGATCCAATGTCCTTGCTGTCTAAGCTCATCAGTCCGCCCTCCTCTTCAACCAGTAGCACAatctcccccccactttccaTGACACAAAACATAGATTCTGGTTACTCAGAGATCTCCAGTACAGTGCCTTACCAAAGCGATGCTTCATATAATCGTGGAAGGAGTTCATTCTCTTCCTCTTATAAATCCTCCGAGATGTGGGAAGAATCTTCCCCCCGCAGAGCCTCTCCCCAAGAACAGTTTTACGCGGGTGAATCCTGTACTGATTTCGATTTCGCCGGACCGCCGCTTTCTTCGGTCTCCAATTTGTTGAAACAGCCCGCAAAATCTATCCTCAAGCCAAACAAACCAGGTGATCAGATGCAGAATCCCAATGAGTACCAGTCTATCTCTGACAGCTACAGTCGCCTGAAGTCTGTGTTCTCCAAGCCCATGAAATCCATCCTTAAAAAGCAGGAGGTCTATGGCAGTAGGCCAAATAGCAGCAAGGGGTATAGGGAGGATGATCAGGATATTGACCTTGAGAACCTTCCCTCGCCAGGTCAGAACAATCAGTTCTTTCGCTCCGACTCCAACAATATCATGCTGCAGTCCACCTTCTCAGACATGTCGCATTCAGGGCCACTGCAGAAAGGGTTTCCCGACTCGctgtcttcccccctctcccgacCATCTCCCTCTTCGCAAAGTGCCGCACCCGGTCCCTTCAGCCGCATGCCTGGCTCAGCCATTGACAAGGCCGTGACTCTGGGCTCGCCCgtctcctccacctccaccatcGAGTTCAAGAACATGTTGAAGAACGCCTCTCGCAGACCGGCCGACGACAAGCCCCTGGAGAGCCCCGTCAGTCCCGCTGCATCGGGGGGCCCGGGCGACAAGGGGAACCCGCCCATGTTCGCTCAGTCTGGGATGGCGGAGAGCACCGAGGGGGAGCAGCACTGTATTGAGACTCGTATCTCCACGTCCGACTTACCAGAGAACATGGAGGAGAAGGGAGCCCCCATAGAGACGCTAGGTTCCAGTACCCTGTCGGTTGGGAGGGTAATGATCGGCGAGCCCATCCAGACCCTGGACTCCAGCCGTGGGTCGGGCAGGGGCAGCATGAGCCATGGGAGAGGGGGGTCCCGGGGCAGCTGGTTTGAACCGAGCGAAAGCATCTCAGACTTTGACGACGATTCCTCCTCCATCGAAGCCTCTGAGATGGCCCAGGGCGTCCCCCCCAGCTTCAGAAGCCAGTTTGAAGACCGCAGGCACCAGTTCACTGACACGCCGAGCGGCTACAGGCCCAACAGCTTCGGCAACCCCTTCGACAGGCAGGGCCAGCAGATTGGACACCGCCCCTCCTCGAGGCACGATCACCACGGCCCTCCGCCGGTCCCCAGCCGGGACCACATTGGCCACCCACCCAGACCGCCTCCACAGGACCACATCGGGCCTCCTCCAGTCAGGCCCCCGGGGCCTCCGCCTGACCGCTTGGGCCCTCCTGTCCCGTCCCAGGACCACATGAGCGGCTCGTCGGGCTCCCACCGAGACCACGGCTCCTTCCCTGGTTCTTCTCAGGACCACAGTGGGCCACCGCCTGGTTCCTCCCACGAGAACATCGGGCCGCCGAGAGACCACGTGGGGCCGCCACCACCCGCGACCTCCGTCGACCACATTGCCCCACCCTCCGGCCCGCCTCCTGACCGCTTTGGACCCGGTCCACCTCCGAGGGATCACCTGGGACCCCCCCCAGTGCCCCCTCCTGGCCCCCCTCCTCTGGACCACCTGGGGCCGCCTCCCGGTCCCCCGCCCCGCGACCATCTGgggccccctcccatcccccctcctggcCCCCCGCCCCGCGACCATCATGGCCCGCCACCCCCTGGACCACCGCCCAGGGAGCAACTAGTCCCCCTACCGCAGGACCTCCTTGGTCCTCTACCTGGTTCCCCGCGGGACCTACTGGGCCCGTTGGCCGGACCACCTCGAGAACTCCTTGGCTTGCTCCCCTGCCCCCCGAGAGATTTCCTCAGCTTGTCCTCCCGCCCCCCAGTGCAGCGCTCTCCGCGCGATTACTATGGGCCTCCTTTCGGAGCCCAGCAAGACTACGGTGGCTCTGGTAGGTTCTACCACAGAGAATTCAGAGGGTCCTACAGGCCAAGGGAAACATTTCAGAGTGGGAAGCGGCCTGCCCTGTCCTTTGGAAGCCCCCCTTTTGCCTCCGCCCCTAAACGACCTTACATGCCCCCGCGGTATTGAACGTGGAAAGCCGCCGACAAATGTGACCCTTCAGTATAGGGGGGGTTTCGTGAAACTCGCTCATCTCTGACCCTTGCTCAATGAGCAGTGGCATGCGTTCAGCGTGGTGCTTTTAGGTCACCTACATGTCTTTTGTGTCCTCCCTTCTGGTTCCTATCTGATTCTTTCACCTGCTTTCTCCAAAGTTGACCTGCTGTGCGAGGTCAAAGATAAGTTGAGGTTGACATTTCACTACAGGGTCATTACAAAACTCCAGCACGCCAAAAGTTGACCGTGCACTAAAAAAAGCCTCACGTGGAACGAGACGACCACTTACTTTTACACAGAGAAAAACATATCGTAgcaaaaaataattacaaataCAGTCTTAGACTGtagcttctttaaaaaaaacctttgcgattttgtgtttttaaattGCAGTTTTACTTCTGTACCAGTCACTGGCAGAGAGACAAGAGGCTCAAGGCAACTGGGAAACGTCTCTGCCTTCATTGAAAGCATTGCAAGGCCGACACGTGCAGACATGTTGTAAAGTGTCAGACCTCCAGAAGCATGTTGGGCACGCAGGTGGGGGTCTCATGCTTGGAGAGAAGGCCGGTCTCGTCTGCAGGCGAGGAAGGGCAAGAGCATTTGCGATCCATTGCCTGGTCCCTTGGCTTGTGCCAATGACAAGTCTGCTGACTGACGCGGGCAGGTGCAGCTCCTAGGTTGTTGGGCACCAGTTCCACTGCAGGTGGGCCCACGTTTTGTCAGCCCAAGAGCGAGCTGCCCCTGCTCCTTGCATGCCCTTGTGATGTTTTTTTGTCTCCGCAGCGGGGGGCACCTTCCCTCGGCGGTGCCCGTGAAGAAGCCACGCGGGGCGGGACGTCCCGGGACGTGCGGCGCTCCATCTTGCAGCGTGCTGAGACCTCCACCAGACCCGAGAGGGAAGATTCAGACCACATGCAAGTGGGACTGGAAGCAGTGGAGCGTGCACTCGGCCAACGCAATGAGATTCGCAATGTTTCTAatagtatattaaaaaaaaaaattttgatTCTTGTCTTTGGTcctcaaaagaaaaaaaagatggtAACACTTGGAATAAATGTTCGTCAGGCACATAACGACCTTCTATTTTAGCAATAGACTGACCAATCAGTAATATTAGGCTGCATAAAACCTAATTTTATGCAACATGTTTAAGAGTTTGATTATTTCAGTCCCTCGGCTGGTTGAATAATTGATCAGCACAAGCTTCCTGAGTGTGTTTTTCTTTGGCTtccctgttttttttttctttgaccCATTCTGTGCCAGTCACTGTTTTGTCAAAAGCAGCCTGCTTGTCTCCCAAGGAAAACCTTGCTGAATAATCCTCGTTCTCTGTTTATATATTTAAAGTGGTAAatagtaggggtggggaggggagggggggggggggggaaacgacaTCCTAAGCAATGACTGGAACAGCTTTGAAAAACAGTGACTTTTAAATGATCAGTCTGTTTCGGAGcacgttttttgttttttttttgagtTGCGTAATTGAAGGTGACTTTGAAGAAATAAAATGAATCGAGGTGCATACAGTGTATACAAACTTGGTTCCGTACAATCCAGTTATGCTGATACTGAAAACTGAAATGCTGTGTTAGTAACTGAATTCTTGACTTTTTTTTCGAAAGCTTTATCCATACATGgatatacatacaaacacacacacacacattcacatgctGTCTTGATCGTTACTTTTCAGATGAAATGTAAAATATATGTAGCAAGAGAAACCAAACCTCTTCCTTCAATTAAAAAGTAAAGATCAAGTCCTCCATTTATTTTTCTTAACAAGAGTTTGTAAACGTTTAGCCAGTGTTATTAATATGTCATGATATTTAGAATCTGGTGCAGAGTGAAGTTTAAGCTGTGAAGCTCATTTTTCAAAGGACAGGACTATATCCAAGTCGTACAACTACTGATTGGCCATCGCTTGCCATTTTTCATGTGAATGTCATTTCACTGGAGGAGAGGGGTAACTTTATACATCCAATATCACTGCACAAAGGAAGGGGAATGCTTCTGTAAATACATTGTTGAGTTAACACACTTATATTCATTTGTGTTGGGAAAACATCTGTGAAAGATTTAGCTGTTtttcatctcccccctcccctcccagagaACTTGTGCTTTTAGAAATTACCtgcaattaattaaaaataaattagtcTAAttttctttgggggggggggtgacaaaaGATTCAGCATTTTGCTGCAAATAATGACTATTTACTTGAATAAGACATAAATGGGAAGAGTTGGTGAAATCTTTTATTCTGAAGACCTGTATAAATTTTGCTgttgtctgcatttggctcaaTATTGTAGTATTTTTATGCCGTGCctaatgtacagatagaaattaaAACTGGCATTTAAGGTAGCCTGGTACATCATTTACTGAAGTGCTGTCTCCCTCTCGTGAAGGTTGTGAAATTGATGTGCGCCTATGATTTGCCTTTTGAAAGCGGAAGCACTGGATGGGGAATGTTGTCCATTTGTGGACTTGCCTTAGTTGGTGCCCCTGCCTGTAGCGGCAAAATGTACAGTCCATGGACATGGCCAGGGACAGAGCAAAATACAACCTCTGCTTTTGGTTGCATGTTGCTGAACAGGTACTGCACTGGTCACTAGAATGTGGACGGGCCTAACTAAACTATTACTgagacactcccccacccccaccccctcgttGTCCTTCCACAGAAGGCATAACCTGGCCGATACAAAACAGTAGGATGGCATCTCTAACCAGACCAAACTGTACTCAAGCTTTGAGATCCATTGCACTTTATGGAGTTATGCTACAGAAAAGAATAATTAAATAATCAGCAGTGTTTATAtacttgggggggagggggggtcttttTAAAGTGTATCTGGGAACTGCTCCCCTACATTTCATCTGATCAAAAACACACCATGGTAGATTACAGTCTGGTGTGATTATTGAACAAGAACCTGAAAGTATTCTGTATGAAAATGACATTCTTCACTTTTCAAGACATGTCCACCACTGTGAACATTTGCTAATGGTTGGGTGAAACCAGGTGATAGGAATCTGGAATGTGTTGTATAATCATTTCTCGGGCAAGGTCAATAATTTCCATTGGATTTCTATCAGTCTTTTCTGGCAGTCTGAATAGTGGATTCACTGGGATCCGGTTTATTTTCTGTGCAGGCGAATTGTACTAATTTAACATCAGGGTCGCCCTCGTGTGTTTGGGAAAGAAGTTAGAACTGGCCCCTTTTTTGTTTTCAGTTCCTGCGATAAGATACCTGATTTAGCTGCCTCATCAAATACGTGTCTCTGTGCAGAGTGTCAAGGAAAGCTAAAGTGGAACAAAACACCATCAGCATTTATCTTTTACAGTTCGATCTCTTACAAAAAGGGTGAGAAAGAAACTTCAGAAATCTCAGACAGTTTCTAAGAAGCAATGTGAAGTCAGAGAAGGCCAATTTGCCTTCCAAAGTGAGCCTTTGGATTTAATGTGCTGGATATGGTCAGGGAATTAAAATTGTTCACTTGCCAATTGCTGCTTGTGCCCTTTGGTTCTACTTGCTCAATAAAGTGGGTTCTGCTCTTGATAGCTTCTTCTCTCCTATCGACTGTTCTGGAGATGCCTTTGTCTCCAGACAAAGGAATGGTCCTTTGTCTTTTCTTAAAGGTAGATTTCTCTTTAACAAGATGCAAGGCTCCCTACCAATCATCTATATTTGGCACAGCTTTGATCCTCTTAATATTTCCCCCTCTACTTTCTTTTTGTTCAATTTGTTGCTACGAAAGGCATTCCCATTATTAATCCTTACAAGTTACTATGAAGAACTTACAAGCAACATCTGCCTTTTCTTTGCTGCCTGCTGCCTTGATTTGTATTCTTGGTTAGGTCTCCATCAATGATTTATGCAACTCTCTTCATATTAAAACTTTTGGATTAATGCCAACAGGACAGACATCAAGAGAATTGAATTTCAATCTCTCTGGCTCAGGACATTTTGTTTCCAAGTATTTATTCCTTTAAGTTCATATTCATTGGTGAACCTGGGCTACACACTAATGCAACGATGGTTTATCATTTAGAAGCTATAAACCAAAATACCCATATTGAGAAAGCTGCCTTTTGGAATTCaaagtgatggggggggggggggggggggaattacaaGCTTTCAATATTCCTTTGAACCATGAAGTGCGCTGACTGGATTTGTTCCAAACTTCAGTTCGATCATTCTTTGATCAAACTTTTCTCCTTTGTGGAAGTTAAAACGTACCCACCTATATGATTTTCAGTAGCATTTTGTTTGAGAATTCTTCAAGTCTAGTCAAAATTACAGATGAAAATATGTCAGAAATATGCTCGAACTGGAAGATTCATTGTCATCTTTGGTGGCTTCAAAGCCACTCCAATTTTTGGGGATATCTATGTTCTTGACCCACTTTTCGTGCCTTGACATCAAGTCATGCGCTTTCCTCTTGCTTTGGACAAGGAATACTCGAGTTATTAACTTGGAAGTTATCTCCACTCTTGGAATTTTGGAAGACTTTCCATCAAGAAGCTTTAAAAACTAGTCAATCAgagcttcagctttttgtgtgagTGCGAAGATCTTGAAGCTTATGAAGAAGgtaaagaattttttttttaaattgaacctTCAGTTGGCAGAATGATCCAAGACGTTTACTGAATGAAAAGCACAGGCAAATTGGAAGGACATTCAATGATTGACATGAttccagacacaaattgctggaataactcagcaggtcaggcagcatctctggagaaaaggaataggtgacctttcaggttgagactcgtcTTCAGACTCAAGATGTGTTTGAGAAATGAAAGGGTTCGGTTTTGGCTCCTGGATGTTAAATTGTCActaaatttggatgacaaatttaTGTGAAATTGAAAATTCCATTGCATTTATTATCATCTCCAGTTTATtcatttaaatatataaaaaatatGGTCAATCCATTGTCAAGTCACAAATCCATtattgacacaaagtgcaggagttacTCGAAAGGTCGTGcaacatcctttttctctagagcagctgatcctctgagttactccagcactttgtctccatctttggcataaaccagcatctgcagttctttatttctacgtcAAGACTATATACACCCTGAGATGTGCTGAACTAGGGATTTGTGGCTTAATCTTATTCTGAGATTTTTTACCCAGACGCATCTTCATGGGAGATCTATGTCCCTGCTAAACTTCACCATGGAATGGAGAACAATGCTTAAATTAAAAATACAGGTCaatgaattaaaaattaaaagcaTGTAAACAAGTAGAAAATTCTGGACGTGCCTtttcagaaatatatatattatatatatatatgtatacacacattcccacattttaattttaaaatgtctgATGAGTTCTTGCAAATTAATGCTCCAAGGAATTCTCTGGATTTATGTTCTACCTCAATCATTTACTGATGACCTTGCTGGGCACAATGTTTTTGTGAAGAAAAACTAATTCTGTTTCTTCAAGGAATGCGTAGCTTCTAGCAAGAAAAAGAATGACTCTACTGAAATCTTTAGCCTTCCTGGATAGATGCTTGATCGGTTGACCCCGGCTCTCCTTAGTGATCCCATCACATATGAGGTGATTAGCCTTCATTGTCATGTGGGGAATTGAAGAGATTGTACTGGGTTTGGAAAACTCAAACTTCCCATTTCTTACACCGATGAGAACAGTAAACGCCTTCATTTTTTTCTCTACTTTAACCGTCTGTAAAAGCTTTTTGTTAAAACTCTTTTTGATGGTGCAGTCAATGAAGGTCCCAATGTTGTGTCTCAGACTTAATTGCAAGCGACGTTTCCCCGTTACACCACATCAACTCGCCATGTTCACTTGCAGGTTTTAATGACGCTGCTCGCTTTGATATTGGAGCAGCAAAATTTCGTTTCTTGATTTTTGTGAGAATATAAGAGCCCCCAAAAACAACGACAAAACCAGAGGGTTATGATTtcactgtttctttttccattcTGATTTCAGAATTATTGGTCAGAGTAATTTCTGTTCAATGGTAGTTTTATCCTTTGAGAAAACACTGAAT of Rhinoraja longicauda isolate Sanriku21f chromosome 44, sRhiLon1.1, whole genome shotgun sequence contains these proteins:
- the LOC144612293 gene encoding regulation of nuclear pre-mRNA domain-containing protein 2-like isoform X1, whose amino-acid sequence is MAAAVATATASTTASASAGGGGAGTGGGGGAGLEGTLDKKLLSVSNTMDSIQGMSSWILDNKKHYTSIVRHWMKCMRKSSIAHRLNLFYVANDVIQNCKRKNAIIFRDAFSEVLVEAGALVRDPSIRKSVERIFTIWEQRSVYPEELIVDLRAALGKATSAKTTSPDRQRTVGRKTTEFTKVKPVSNKTRVVVKSKILAEFRPPALIDQLGTYKQAEDEREFKEKQLGSLRVDVCSTETLKRLKGTALNNRAGGKRFSKDFEESSSKLEDFCAELEREVNKTPPLIEALENAEIFYEAQYKEVKIVANAYKTFANRVNNLKKKLDQLKTTLPDPDESPIPSPCMDAPSPTGSESPVRPVEEAVPEPAKKPEESPRPPTPEASGDNCDVEDMELSDDEAAGATNIIAVEREEKKEESSPSIPIASPSPQPEKLSTQAESTQAKSSSSITPPLGLPNLANIDLGKISSILSSLTTAMKNTVSPVLGQTPVLAVTSAASPGLQLSVGQKAPVQKPSPVPPNPLTSTLSKGELTTESILSALSKTQGPSAPALQGLSSLLQSVTGNTSVPSSSANQSISTPTAANVTSPLDKNAPVNSSAQPTIQGLIGCSPNSPASEVSSASSVNSAPVNHSPAVPNTSLKPPASANVHEGSLRNATASSSRGSSAREKASAEAVAAETKVRPPSPSSLELKIHNFLKVNPGFKALDLNIPLLSNLGSSDSKSLLQPSEGTRNPSSSILDNQDGTPVRDERGGTPTQDEIMDKPASTGTIDPMSLLSKLISPPSSSTSSTISPPLSMTQNIDSGYSEISSTVPYQSDASYNRGRSSFSSSYKSSEMWEESSPRRASPQEQFYAGESCTDFDFAGPPLSSVSNLLKQPAKSILKPNKPGDQMQNPNEYQSISDSYSRLKSVFSKPMKSILKKQEVYGSRPNSSKGYREDDQDIDLENLPSPGQNNQFFRSDSNNIMLQSTFSDMSHSGPLQKGFPDSLSSPLSRPSPSSQSAAPGPFSRMPGSAIDKAVTLGSPVSSTSTIEFKNMLKNASRRPADDKPLESPVSPAASGGPGDKGNPPMFAQSGMAESTEGEQHCIETRISTSDLPENMEEKGAPIETLGSSTLSVGRVMIGEPIQTLDSSRGSGRGSMSHGRGGSRGSWFEPSESISDFDDDSSSIEASEMAQGVPPSFRSQFEDRRHQFTDTPSGYRPNSFGNPFDRQGQQIGHRPSSRHDHHGPPPVPSRDHIGHPPRPPPQDHIGPPPVRPPGPPPDRLGPPVPSQDHMSGSSGSHRDHGSFPGSSQDHSGPPPGSSHENIGPPRDHVGPPPPATSVDHIAPPSGPPPDRFGPGPPPRDHLGPPPVPPPGPPPLDHLGPPPGPPPRDHLGPPPIPPPGPPPRDHHGPPPPGPPPREQLVPLPQDLLGPLPGSPRDLLGPLAGPPRELLGLLPCPPRDFLSLSSRPPVQRSPRDYYGPPFGAQQDYGGSGRFYHREFRGSYRPRETFQSGKRPALSFGSPPFASAPKRPYMPPRY